In the Streptobacillus moniliformis DSM 12112 genome, one interval contains:
- a CDS encoding PTS lactose/cellobiose transporter subunit IIA — MTYDELSEYAMQIIANSGMSRSSSMQAIQFAKKGNFEKVEECMKEADKYFLEAHEIQTDLIVKETSSEEKIILNLIMVHAQDHLTMALLTKDLAKEIIELHKK, encoded by the coding sequence ATGACCTATGATGAATTAAGTGAGTATGCAATGCAGATAATTGCAAATTCAGGAATGTCAAGATCAAGCTCTATGCAAGCAATACAATTTGCTAAGAAAGGTAACTTTGAAAAAGTTGAAGAATGCATGAAAGAGGCAGATAAATATTTTTTAGAAGCACATGAAATTCAAACAGATTTAATAGTTAAAGAAACTTCAAGTGAAGAGAAAATTATTTTAAATTTAATTATGGTACATGCACAAGATCATTTAACTATGGCTTTATTAACCAAAGACTTAGCAAAAGAAATTATTGAATTACATAAAAAATAG
- the rplD gene encoding 50S ribosomal protein L4, translated as MSDFNLKVYNLNGEEKGVTTVSSEIFGLEPNKYVMHEVLTAELAASRAGTASTKTRGEVSGGGRKPFRQKGTGRARQGSTRAPHMVGGGVVHGPKPRNYDKKVNKKVRKLALKSALAVRIQNGDVIVLEDYMLDTPKTKAFVNFTEKVNMVEDKKLFIVNDYLEDADWNLYLSVRNIEKTEILDPRELSVYALLKFNKVVITKEALATIEEVLG; from the coding sequence ATGTCAGATTTTAATTTAAAAGTATATAATTTAAATGGTGAAGAAAAAGGAGTAACTACTGTAAGTAGTGAAATCTTTGGATTAGAACCTAATAAATATGTAATGCATGAAGTATTAACAGCAGAACTAGCTGCATCACGTGCAGGAACTGCTTCAACAAAAACAAGAGGAGAAGTATCTGGAGGAGGAAGAAAACCTTTCAGACAAAAAGGAACAGGTCGTGCTAGACAAGGATCAACAAGAGCACCTCATATGGTAGGTGGAGGAGTTGTTCACGGACCAAAACCAAGAAATTATGATAAAAAAGTTAATAAAAAAGTTAGAAAATTAGCTTTAAAATCAGCATTAGCTGTTAGAATCCAAAATGGAGATGTAATTGTATTAGAAGACTACATGTTAGATACTCCTAAAACAAAAGCATTTGTTAATTTTACAGAAAAAGTTAATATGGTAGAAGATAAAAAATTATTTATAGTTAACGATTATTTAGAAGATGCTGATTGGAACTTATACTTATCAGTAAGAAATATCGAAAAAACTGAAATATTAGACCCAAGAGAATTATCAGTATATGCTTTATTAAAATTCAATAAAGTAGTAATTACTAAAGAAGCTCTTGCAACTATCGAGGAGGTGCTTGGATAA
- the rplC gene encoding 50S ribosomal protein L3 yields MILGKKIGMTQIFENEKLIPVTVIEAGPNFVVQTKTVEKEGYTSITLAYDEKREKLVNKPEMGVFKKAGITAKKFLKEFKVESVEEFALGQELKVDVLEGIEFVDIQGISKGKGTAGVMKRHNFGGNRATHGVSRNHRLGGSNAGGAASNSNVPKGKKMAGRLGNENVTVQNLKVVKFDVENNLLLVKGAVPGPKNGYLVIKKSIKKY; encoded by the coding sequence ATGATATTAGGTAAAAAAATTGGAATGACACAAATTTTTGAAAACGAAAAATTAATACCAGTTACTGTAATTGAAGCTGGACCAAATTTCGTAGTTCAAACTAAAACAGTAGAAAAAGAAGGTTACACTTCAATAACTTTAGCTTATGATGAAAAAAGAGAAAAATTAGTAAATAAACCAGAAATGGGTGTTTTCAAAAAGGCCGGAATCACAGCTAAGAAATTCTTAAAAGAATTTAAAGTAGAATCAGTTGAAGAATTTGCTTTAGGTCAAGAATTAAAAGTTGATGTATTAGAAGGTATTGAATTTGTTGATATTCAAGGAATCTCAAAAGGTAAAGGAACTGCTGGGGTTATGAAAAGACATAACTTTGGTGGAAACAGAGCTACACACGGGGTTTCAAGAAACCACAGACTTGGAGGATCAAATGCAGGAGGAGCTGCATCAAACTCAAATGTACCAAAAGGGAAGAAAATGGCTGGAAGATTAGGAAATGAAAATGTAACAGTTCAAAATCTAAAAGTTGTTAAATTCGATGTAGAAAATAACTTATTATTAGTTAAAGGTGCAGTACCAGGTCCTAAAAATGGTTATTTAGTTATCAAGAAATCAATAAAAAAATACTAA
- the tuf gene encoding elongation factor Tu, which yields MAKQKFERLKPHVNVGTIGHVDHGKTTTTAAISKVLASKGLAQKVDFENIDQAPEERERGITINTAHIEYESEARHYAHVDCPGHADYVKNMITGAAQMDGAILVVSAADGPMPQTREHILLARQVGVPYIVVYLNKVDMVEEEELLELVEMEVRELLSEYGFPGDDIPVVRGSSLGALNGEAKWEEQILELINQVDTYVPTPERPVDQPFLMPIEDVMTITGRGTVVTGRVERGTVKVGEEVEIVGIKDTTKSTVTGIEMFRKLLDSGEAGDNIGALLRGIKKEEVERGQVLSKPGTIKPHTKFRGEIYVLTKEEGGRHTPFFTGYKPQFYFRTTDITGEVNLPEGVEMVMPGDNISVSVELIHPIAIETGLRFSIREGGRTVASGVVADIAE from the coding sequence ATGGCAAAACAAAAATTTGAGAGATTAAAACCACATGTAAATGTAGGGACAATAGGACACGTAGATCACGGTAAGACAACAACAACAGCAGCGATATCAAAAGTACTAGCATCAAAAGGATTAGCACAAAAGGTAGACTTTGAGAACATAGATCAAGCACCAGAAGAAAGAGAAAGAGGAATTACAATAAACACAGCTCATATAGAATATGAATCAGAAGCAAGACACTACGCACACGTAGACTGTCCAGGGCATGCTGACTATGTAAAGAACATGATAACAGGGGCAGCACAAATGGATGGAGCAATCTTAGTAGTATCAGCAGCAGATGGACCAATGCCACAAACAAGAGAACATATATTACTAGCAAGACAAGTAGGAGTACCATACATAGTAGTATACTTAAATAAAGTAGATATGGTAGAAGAAGAAGAGTTATTAGAATTAGTAGAAATGGAAGTAAGAGAATTACTATCAGAATATGGATTCCCAGGAGATGATATACCAGTAGTAAGAGGATCATCATTAGGAGCATTAAATGGAGAAGCAAAATGGGAAGAACAAATACTAGAATTAATTAACCAAGTAGATACATATGTACCAACACCAGAAAGACCAGTAGATCAACCATTCCTAATGCCGATAGAAGATGTTATGACAATAACAGGAAGAGGAACAGTAGTAACAGGAAGAGTAGAAAGAGGGACAGTTAAGGTAGGAGAAGAAGTAGAGATAGTTGGAATAAAAGATACAACAAAATCTACAGTAACAGGAATAGAAATGTTTAGAAAATTATTAGATTCAGGAGAAGCTGGAGATAATATAGGAGCATTATTAAGAGGAATAAAGAAAGAAGAAGTAGAAAGAGGACAAGTATTATCAAAACCTGGTACAATTAAACCTCATACTAAGTTTAGAGGAGAGATATATGTGTTAACTAAAGAAGAAGGAGGAAGACACACACCATTTTTCACAGGATATAAGCCACAATTCTACTTTAGAACTACAGATATAACAGGAGAAGTAAACTTACCAGAGGGAGTAGAGATGGTAATGCCTGGAGATAATATATCAGTATCAGTAGAATTAATACACCCAATAGCAATAGAAACAGGATTAAGATTCTCAATAAGAGAAGGTGGAAGAACAGTAGCATCAGGAGTAGTTGCTGATATTGCTGAATAA
- the fusA gene encoding elongation factor G, whose amino-acid sequence MARKVALKDTRNIGIMAHIDAGKTTTTERILFYTGVNHKLGEVHDGAATMDWMEQEQERGITITSAATTCFWKGHRINIIDTPGHVDFTVEVERSLRVLDGAVAVFSAVDGVQPQSETVWRQADKYNVPRLAFFNKMDRIGANFDMCVSDIKQKLGGNGVPIQLPIGAEDAFEGVIDLIEMKEYIFTDKQGEDYQVVDVRDTLKDDAELARNHLIESIVETDDELMEKYFAGEDISVEEIKRALRIATIAGTVVPVCCGTAFKNKGIQPLLDAIVAYMPSPVDIEAVKGVDPKTELEISRKPADEEKFSALAFKIVTDPFVGRLSFFRVYSGVLEKGSYVLNSTKGKKERMGRLLQMHANKREEIDVVYAGDIAAAVGLKDTTTGDTLCAEEAPIILERMEFPEPVISVAVEPKTKADQEKMGTALSKLAEEDPTFQVKSDQETGQTIIAGMGELHLEIIVDRMKREFKVEANVGKPQVAYRETILGSSDVEEKYAKQSGGRGQYGHVKIRVEANDGKGYEFINEITGGAIPREYIPAVDKGVKEALDSGVLAGYPVQDVKVTLYDGSYHEVDSSEMAFKIAGSMAMKKALRAANPILLEPIFKLEITTPEEYMGDVIGDLNSRRGTVSGMNDRNNAKIISGGVPLSEMFGYATDLRSKTQGRATYSMEFEKYQQVPKTLAEKVIAERTGK is encoded by the coding sequence ATGGCTAGAAAGGTTGCTTTAAAAGATACTAGAAATATAGGTATCATGGCACATATAGATGCTGGTAAAACAACTACGACAGAAAGAATCTTATTCTATACAGGAGTTAACCATAAATTAGGAGAAGTTCATGATGGAGCTGCTACTATGGACTGGATGGAACAAGAGCAAGAAAGAGGAATTACAATTACATCAGCAGCAACTACATGTTTCTGGAAAGGGCATAGAATTAACATTATAGATACTCCGGGGCACGTTGACTTTACTGTTGAGGTTGAAAGATCTTTAAGAGTATTAGATGGAGCAGTTGCAGTATTTTCAGCAGTTGATGGTGTACAACCTCAATCAGAAACAGTTTGGAGACAAGCTGATAAATATAATGTACCAAGACTTGCATTCTTTAACAAAATGGATAGAATTGGTGCAAACTTTGATATGTGCGTAAGCGATATTAAACAAAAATTAGGTGGAAATGGTGTACCTATACAATTACCTATAGGAGCAGAAGATGCTTTTGAAGGAGTAATTGATTTAATAGAAATGAAAGAATACATATTCACTGACAAACAAGGTGAAGATTATCAAGTTGTTGATGTTAGAGATACTTTAAAAGATGATGCAGAACTTGCAAGAAATCATTTAATTGAATCAATAGTTGAAACAGATGATGAATTAATGGAAAAATATTTTGCTGGAGAAGATATTTCAGTTGAAGAAATAAAAAGAGCATTAAGAATAGCTACAATAGCAGGAACTGTTGTTCCAGTATGTTGTGGAACTGCATTTAAAAATAAAGGTATCCAACCCCTATTAGATGCTATAGTAGCATATATGCCTTCACCAGTTGATATTGAAGCTGTTAAAGGAGTAGATCCTAAAACAGAATTAGAAATCTCAAGAAAACCTGCTGATGAAGAAAAATTCTCAGCATTAGCATTTAAGATAGTTACAGATCCATTCGTAGGAAGATTATCATTCTTTAGAGTTTATTCAGGAGTATTAGAAAAAGGTTCTTATGTATTAAACTCAACTAAAGGTAAAAAAGAAAGAATGGGAAGATTACTTCAAATGCATGCTAACAAAAGAGAAGAAATTGATGTAGTTTATGCAGGAGATATAGCAGCAGCAGTTGGATTAAAAGATACAACTACTGGAGATACATTGTGTGCTGAAGAAGCTCCAATCATATTAGAAAGAATGGAATTTCCAGAACCAGTTATCTCAGTTGCAGTAGAACCAAAAACTAAAGCTGACCAAGAAAAAATGGGAACAGCATTATCTAAACTTGCAGAAGAAGATCCAACTTTCCAAGTTAAATCTGATCAAGAAACAGGGCAAACTATCATAGCAGGTATGGGAGAATTACACTTAGAAATAATCGTAGACCGTATGAAAAGAGAATTTAAAGTAGAAGCTAATGTAGGTAAACCACAAGTTGCTTACAGAGAAACTATACTTGGTTCTTCTGATGTTGAAGAAAAATATGCTAAACAATCTGGAGGACGTGGACAATACGGACATGTTAAAATTAGAGTTGAAGCAAATGATGGAAAAGGTTATGAATTTATTAACGAAATTACAGGGGGAGCAATTCCTAGAGAATATATTCCAGCTGTAGATAAGGGAGTAAAAGAAGCACTTGATTCAGGAGTTTTAGCTGGATATCCAGTACAAGATGTTAAAGTTACACTATATGATGGTTCATACCATGAAGTGGATTCATCAGAAATGGCATTTAAGATTGCAGGATCTATGGCAATGAAAAAAGCTTTAAGAGCTGCAAATCCTATCTTACTTGAACCTATATTCAAGTTAGAAATCACAACACCTGAAGAATATATGGGAGATGTTATAGGAGATTTAAACTCAAGACGTGGAACTGTATCAGGAATGAATGATAGAAATAATGCAAAAATTATTTCAGGAGGAGTACCTCTATCAGAAATGTTTGGATATGCAACTGACTTAAGATCAAAAACTCAAGGAAGAGCAACATATTCAATGGAATTTGAAAAATACCAACAAGTTCCTAAGACTTTAGCAGAAAAAGTAATAGCAGAAAGAACAGGAAAATAA
- the rplW gene encoding 50S ribosomal protein L23, which produces MTIFDVIKKPVLNTEKSRILLNSNEYVFIVDRRANKLQIKEAVEKLFNVKVSGVNTINMKPTTARARMTVYKTPAYKKAIVKLVDGESIKAYEV; this is translated from the coding sequence ATGACAATTTTTGACGTAATCAAAAAACCTGTATTAAATACAGAAAAATCAAGAATTTTATTAAATTCAAATGAATATGTATTTATAGTAGATAGAAGAGCTAATAAATTACAAATAAAAGAAGCAGTAGAAAAATTATTCAATGTTAAAGTTTCAGGTGTAAATACTATTAACATGAAACCAACTACAGCTAGAGCAAGAATGACAGTTTACAAAACACCAGCTTATAAAAAAGCTATTGTTAAATTAGTAGATGGTGAATCAATTAAAGCTTATGAAGTATAA
- a CDS encoding alanine/glycine:cation symporter family protein, protein MEKILRINEIINNIVWGWPSLIFLVGIGIMLTIRLKMIQISKIKLILSNTLLKIFTKDLTLKGEITAFQSVATALAATVGTGNISGVAIAISTGGPGSIFWMWISALFGMATKFSEVVLAIIYRERKIGGGYNGGPMYYIKNGLNLPFLAKIFAIFTVFASFGIGNMTQSNSISNVINANFSIDIKITSLIITVLVAIVLLGGVERISKVSETLVPFMAIFYIIGALIVIIPNYNEIFNAFHQIFTMAFTKQAAVGGFAGAGFKEIIRQGVARGVFTNEAGLGSAPIAHASAKADHPVLQGMWGVFEVFMDTLVMCTLTALVILVTKTWNSGLSGAELTSYAFNKGFNGGGYIVAIGLTLFAFSTILGWSFYGEKAIIFLFGEKYIKYYRIIYIPIIFVGGIGGLKEVWAITDTLNGLMAIPNLMAVFMLQSKVIKMVRHYFNNPEKILHLEDYEEIVNS, encoded by the coding sequence ATGGAAAAGATTTTAAGAATTAATGAAATAATAAATAATATAGTGTGGGGTTGGCCAAGCTTAATATTTTTAGTAGGAATTGGTATTATGCTTACAATTAGATTAAAAATGATACAGATTTCTAAAATAAAGTTAATATTATCAAATACATTACTAAAAATATTTACTAAAGATTTAACATTAAAAGGTGAAATTACAGCCTTTCAATCTGTTGCAACCGCTCTTGCTGCAACTGTTGGGACAGGAAATATTTCAGGAGTTGCTATAGCAATTTCAACAGGTGGACCTGGTTCTATATTTTGGATGTGGATATCAGCCTTATTTGGTATGGCAACAAAGTTTTCGGAAGTAGTACTTGCTATAATATATAGAGAAAGAAAGATAGGTGGGGGATATAACGGTGGACCTATGTATTATATAAAAAATGGGTTAAACTTACCATTTCTTGCTAAAATATTTGCAATATTTACAGTATTTGCTTCATTTGGTATAGGAAATATGACACAATCAAATTCTATATCTAATGTAATAAATGCAAATTTTAGTATAGATATTAAAATTACAAGTTTAATAATTACAGTACTTGTAGCTATAGTCTTATTAGGTGGAGTTGAAAGAATATCAAAAGTAAGTGAAACTTTAGTTCCATTTATGGCCATTTTCTATATCATAGGTGCATTAATAGTAATAATACCTAACTATAATGAAATATTTAATGCTTTTCATCAAATATTTACTATGGCTTTTACTAAACAAGCAGCAGTAGGTGGATTTGCTGGAGCAGGATTTAAAGAAATAATTAGACAAGGTGTTGCAAGAGGAGTATTTACAAATGAAGCAGGATTAGGATCAGCTCCTATAGCACATGCTTCAGCTAAAGCAGATCACCCAGTACTTCAAGGTATGTGGGGAGTTTTTGAAGTATTTATGGATACACTTGTAATGTGTACATTAACTGCCCTAGTTATACTTGTTACTAAAACTTGGAATAGTGGTCTTAGTGGTGCAGAACTTACATCATATGCCTTTAATAAAGGATTTAATGGTGGAGGATATATAGTTGCTATAGGACTTACACTTTTTGCTTTTTCAACTATATTAGGTTGGTCATTTTATGGAGAAAAAGCAATAATATTCTTGTTTGGAGAAAAATATATTAAATATTATAGGATAATATATATACCAATAATCTTTGTTGGAGGAATAGGTGGATTAAAAGAAGTTTGGGCTATAACAGATACTTTAAATGGTCTAATGGCAATACCAAACTTAATGGCAGTATTTATGTTACAATCTAAGGTTATAAAAATGGTAAGACACTATTTTAATAATCCAGAAAAAATATTACATTTAGAGGATTATGAAGAAATAGTGAATAGTTAA
- a CDS encoding PTS sugar transporter subunit IIB, translating to MLKILLICTAGMSTSFLVEKMKKEAEVRNLEVEIMAIPEASSDEFVDKVDIVLLGPQIKYLENDIKAKFVGIPVGVINMTDYGMMKGDKVLDFALSMV from the coding sequence ATGCTAAAAATTTTATTAATTTGTACAGCAGGAATGTCTACAAGTTTTTTAGTAGAAAAAATGAAAAAAGAAGCTGAAGTTAGGAATTTAGAAGTTGAAATTATGGCTATACCTGAAGCAAGTTCTGATGAATTTGTAGATAAGGTTGATATTGTTTTACTTGGACCACAAATAAAGTATTTAGAAAATGATATTAAAGCTAAATTTGTAGGAATACCTGTAGGAGTTATTAATATGACAGATTACGGTATGATGAAGGGAGATAAGGTTTTAGATTTCGCATTATCAATGGTATAA
- the rpsG gene encoding 30S ribosomal protein S7 yields the protein MSRRKQAKKRDVLPDSKFNDIIVTKFINGLMVDGKKSVAENIFYSAIEEIEKETNESGYEIFKRAMENVKPQVEVRSRRIGGATYQVPVEVRKERQQTLAIRWLVKYTRDRKEYGMILKLKKELIAAANNEGGSIKKKDDTYKMAEANRAFAHYKW from the coding sequence GTGTCAAGAAGAAAACAAGCTAAGAAAAGAGATGTTTTACCTGATTCAAAATTTAATGATATCATCGTAACTAAATTCATTAACGGATTAATGGTTGATGGTAAGAAATCAGTTGCAGAAAACATTTTTTATTCAGCAATAGAAGAAATTGAAAAAGAAACGAATGAATCAGGATATGAAATATTCAAGAGAGCTATGGAAAATGTAAAACCACAAGTAGAAGTTAGATCAAGAAGAATCGGAGGAGCTACTTATCAAGTTCCAGTAGAGGTTAGAAAAGAAAGACAACAAACTTTAGCTATTAGATGGTTAGTAAAATACACTAGAGATAGAAAAGAATATGGAATGATACTTAAACTTAAAAAAGAATTAATTGCTGCTGCAAATAATGAAGGTGGATCAATTAAGAAAAAAGATGACACTTACAAAATGGCAGAAGCTAATAGGGCATTTGCTCATTACAAATGGTAA
- the rpsJ gene encoding 30S ribosomal protein S10 — MDNKNKRIYLQSYDNKLLDQISAKIVEVVKKNGAKIAGPMPLPTKTKKYTVLRSVHVNKDSREQFEMRIHRRFIEIKESNNDILTSLSSISLPAGVSIEIKQ; from the coding sequence TTGGATAATAAAAATAAAAGAATTTATCTTCAATCTTACGATAACAAGTTATTAGATCAAATTTCTGCTAAAATAGTAGAAGTGGTAAAGAAAAATGGAGCAAAAATTGCAGGACCAATGCCTTTACCAACTAAAACTAAAAAATATACAGTTTTAAGATCTGTGCATGTTAATAAAGATTCAAGAGAACAATTTGAAATGAGAATACATAGAAGATTTATTGAAATTAAAGAATCAAACAATGATATTTTAACATCTTTAAGCTCAATAAGTTTACCAGCAGGTGTTTCAATAGAAATAAAGCAATAG
- a CDS encoding BglG family transcription antiterminator, producing MENELKLIYRILFDGNFHTSTELSAHLKLSDKTCRKYIKELSEILKKHDITIISKTRFGYRLSGNILKENEIFNSDSYKIPITSEERQIYLIDRLISEEGYIKLEDIAEKIYISVKTLSNDIKKIEKIIRTYNLEFERKPYYGLKLVGEELNIRNFLIDVLEKRLNENKFFDSKDRYDINSIAKLTYTFLRDKNVKISDISLQNLVAAIYVTFYRVEANKRIKSIDIEKNELFLSKKTHILECMKYIYNELSHNVDLDSNDIEYITIHFLTSETLTYKSLKTEDINEVNDIIQELIYYVKLTFKIDLYNDEELYKNLYTHILALCIRIRFGIKIKNPLLEDIKKNMPLEYNVATYVCNLISKRFNKRSLSEAEIGFIAVILHMSKGININMSNKKNVLIVCPSGRGVSKFLIYTYSNFFSEYTNIISSCGANELVDMDLGNVDIIFSLIDLDMKIDKPVYKINYFLNDEDILRIKNILKDNNNYLKEIIPKSLFIYLDEIKNKDEIIKLVSDKLMKIPNMNNDIEALIHKREKLGMTEISNEVAIPHPIGVIEGVNVIGVCISKNPVKWINNEVNIILFLCLDNKNNKNEKIYEAFTKIVGNKEIINDILLNPTYDNFINILEHIGGK from the coding sequence ATGGAAAATGAATTGAAATTAATTTATAGGATATTATTTGATGGTAATTTTCATACATCAACAGAATTATCAGCTCATTTAAAGTTATCAGATAAGACATGTAGAAAATATATAAAAGAATTATCTGAAATTTTAAAAAAACATGATATTACTATTATTTCAAAAACTAGATTTGGATATAGGTTAAGTGGAAACATTTTAAAAGAAAATGAAATTTTTAATTCAGATAGTTATAAAATCCCTATAACTTCAGAAGAAAGACAAATATATCTAATAGATAGATTAATTTCAGAAGAGGGGTATATAAAGTTAGAAGATATTGCAGAAAAGATATATATAAGTGTGAAAACCTTATCAAATGATATAAAGAAGATAGAAAAGATTATTAGAACATATAATTTGGAGTTTGAAAGAAAACCATATTATGGTTTGAAGCTAGTAGGTGAGGAATTAAATATTAGAAATTTTCTAATAGATGTTTTAGAAAAAAGACTTAATGAAAATAAGTTTTTTGACAGTAAAGATAGATATGATATAAATTCTATTGCAAAGCTAACATATACATTTCTAAGAGATAAAAATGTAAAAATATCTGATATTTCTTTACAAAATCTAGTAGCTGCAATATATGTAACTTTCTATAGAGTAGAAGCAAATAAAAGAATAAAATCAATAGATATTGAAAAAAATGAATTATTCTTAAGTAAAAAAACACATATTTTAGAATGTATGAAATATATATATAATGAACTTTCACATAATGTAGATTTAGATAGTAATGATATAGAATATATTACCATACATTTTTTAACGAGTGAAACATTAACATATAAGTCATTAAAAACAGAAGATATTAATGAAGTAAATGATATTATACAAGAATTAATATATTATGTAAAACTCACTTTTAAGATAGATCTATATAATGATGAAGAGCTATATAAAAATTTATATACACACATACTTGCTCTTTGTATAAGGATAAGATTTGGAATTAAAATTAAAAATCCTTTACTTGAAGATATTAAGAAAAATATGCCACTTGAATACAATGTGGCAACATATGTTTGTAATTTAATTTCTAAAAGATTTAATAAAAGAAGTTTATCCGAGGCAGAAATTGGATTTATTGCAGTAATTTTACATATGAGTAAAGGAATTAATATAAATATGTCAAATAAGAAAAATGTATTAATTGTTTGCCCAAGTGGAAGAGGAGTATCAAAATTTTTAATTTATACTTACAGTAATTTTTTTTCTGAATATACTAATATTATTTCATCATGTGGAGCAAATGAATTAGTAGATATGGATTTAGGGAATGTAGATATAATATTTTCATTAATTGATTTAGATATGAAGATAGATAAACCTGTATACAAGATAAACTATTTTTTAAATGATGAAGATATCTTAAGGATAAAAAATATTTTAAAAGATAATAATAACTACTTAAAAGAAATTATACCTAAATCACTTTTCATATATTTAGATGAAATAAAAAATAAGGATGAGATTATAAAACTAGTATCTGATAAACTCATGAAAATTCCTAATATGAATAATGATATTGAAGCTTTAATACATAAAAGAGAAAAACTAGGTATGACAGAAATTTCAAATGAGGTTGCAATACCACATCCTATTGGAGTAATAGAAGGAGTTAATGTAATAGGAGTATGTATAAGTAAAAATCCAGTAAAATGGATAAATAATGAAGTAAATATTATTTTGTTTTTATGTTTAGATAATAAGAATAATAAAAATGAGAAAATATATGAAGCATTTACAAAAATAGTTGGAAATAAAGAAATAATAAATGATATTTTACTTAATCCAACTTATGATAATTTTATAAATATTTTAGAACATATAGGAGGGAAATAG
- the rpsL gene encoding 30S ribosomal protein S12 has protein sequence MPTINQLVRFGRSTSEKKKKSPALKGNPQKRGVCVRVYTTTPKKPNSALRKVARVKLVNGIEVTAYIPGIGHNLQEHSIVLIRGGRTKDLPGVRYKIIRGALDTAGVVNRKQARSRYGTKRPK, from the coding sequence ATGCCTACAATTAATCAATTAGTAAGATTTGGTAGAAGCACATCTGAAAAGAAAAAGAAATCACCTGCGTTAAAAGGGAATCCACAAAAAAGGGGTGTTTGTGTAAGAGTATATACAACTACACCTAAAAAACCTAACTCAGCGTTAAGAAAAGTTGCAAGGGTTAAACTAGTTAATGGTATAGAGGTTACTGCATACATTCCAGGAATTGGACATAACCTACAAGAACACTCTATCGTATTAATAAGAGGAGGAAGAACTAAGGATTTACCAGGGGTTAGATATAAGATAATAAGAGGAGCACTTGATACTGCGGGAGTTGTTAATAGAAAACAAGCAAGATCAAGATATGGAACTAAAAGACCTAAATAA